A portion of the Acidisarcina polymorpha genome contains these proteins:
- a CDS encoding alpha/beta hydrolase, whose product MNALKRLRNTSLIFAAAALLICSTAAFTQEVEPGTTKEAILVHGAWADGSSWSKVIPLLEQRGFHVVAVQLPLTSLANDVATVRRAIALETGPVLLVAHSCGGVVITEAGNDPKVSGLVYISAYAPDAGESAFTLNTLAPASPASNQITKGAEGFLKLNTEGILADFAQDLPLRERTTLLATQGPISASALGASVSTSAWRTKPSWFIIASRDRTIEPQLEELEAKRMNAVTTTADSCHVVMLSQPELVANVIVRASHALDSDRQ is encoded by the coding sequence ATGAACGCCCTCAAGAGATTACGAAACACCTCTCTCATCTTCGCAGCTGCGGCGTTGCTCATCTGTAGCACCGCGGCATTCACTCAGGAAGTGGAACCTGGCACGACAAAGGAAGCCATCCTCGTTCATGGAGCTTGGGCAGACGGCTCTAGTTGGTCTAAAGTCATTCCACTTCTGGAGCAGAGAGGTTTTCATGTAGTGGCGGTCCAACTTCCCCTCACTTCATTGGCAAACGATGTGGCGACAGTTCGACGGGCGATTGCGTTGGAGACAGGGCCGGTGCTCCTCGTCGCGCACTCTTGTGGCGGGGTGGTTATCACCGAAGCTGGGAACGACCCGAAGGTCAGCGGACTCGTATATATTTCCGCCTACGCTCCGGATGCCGGAGAATCGGCCTTCACGCTGAATACCTTGGCCCCAGCCTCTCCCGCCTCTAATCAGATCACGAAAGGCGCGGAAGGATTTCTGAAACTTAATACCGAGGGAATCCTTGCAGACTTCGCACAGGATTTGCCTCTGCGGGAGAGGACTACGCTGCTCGCGACTCAAGGTCCTATCTCTGCTTCCGCCCTGGGTGCATCCGTGAGCACATCGGCGTGGCGAACAAAGCCCTCATGGTTCATCATTGCCAGCCGTGACCGCACGATCGAACCTCAACTCGAGGAGTTGGAGGCGAAACGGATGAACGCGGTGACCACGACGGCGGATTCCTGCCATGTGGTGATGCTGTCGCAACCTGAGCTCGTCGCAAATGTCATCGTTCGCGCCAGCCATGCCCTGGACAGCGATCGCCAGTAG
- a CDS encoding efflux RND transporter periplasmic adaptor subunit, whose product MPTSKSFHLLLVLIPVVIGMSGCKPQVQPDPRIQPDMVRVVRVGLAQAGEHAFTGVVTARVQSDLGFRVPGKVTKRFVDVGQVVRAGQELMRIDVTDYAHVITTQTQNVEAVKAKAQQASADEARYRGLVSTGAVSASTYDQVKANADAALAQLAAAEAQAQVAKDEGDYSLLLADSDGTVVETLAEPGQVVAAGQTVVKLAHAGPREAAVNLPETVRPALESTARATVYGKTESVEARLRQLSDAADPATRTFEARYVLGGAEAKAPLGATVTIQLPVSAGTSTVEVPVAAITDRGRGPGVWVLNETSSTVSFRPVSVLHLEDEDATLSDGVKPGEEIVALGAHLLNEGQQVRVADEKAAAR is encoded by the coding sequence ATGCCGACTTCGAAATCCTTCCATCTTTTGCTGGTCCTCATTCCGGTTGTCATCGGTATGTCTGGTTGCAAACCGCAGGTACAGCCCGACCCGAGGATTCAACCAGACATGGTTCGCGTTGTTCGGGTTGGCTTGGCACAGGCGGGAGAGCACGCGTTCACTGGCGTCGTAACCGCCCGTGTTCAAAGCGACCTGGGCTTCCGGGTTCCCGGGAAAGTTACAAAACGTTTCGTCGACGTCGGGCAGGTGGTTCGTGCGGGTCAAGAACTGATGCGAATCGATGTTACCGACTACGCCCACGTCATCACGACGCAGACTCAAAACGTCGAGGCAGTGAAGGCCAAGGCGCAACAAGCCTCCGCTGATGAAGCAAGGTATCGCGGCTTGGTCAGTACCGGCGCTGTATCTGCGTCCACCTACGATCAGGTCAAGGCGAATGCCGATGCAGCGCTGGCGCAGCTCGCAGCCGCAGAAGCCCAGGCCCAGGTTGCAAAGGACGAAGGAGACTACTCTCTCCTGCTTGCCGACTCTGACGGAACCGTAGTGGAAACGCTCGCGGAGCCAGGACAGGTGGTCGCAGCCGGACAGACCGTCGTGAAATTGGCACACGCGGGACCGCGCGAAGCGGCCGTCAATCTCCCGGAAACAGTTCGCCCGGCGCTTGAATCGACCGCCCGTGCGACCGTGTACGGCAAGACAGAAAGCGTGGAAGCCCGCTTAAGACAGCTCTCCGATGCTGCCGACCCGGCGACGCGCACCTTTGAAGCCCGATACGTTCTCGGCGGCGCCGAGGCTAAGGCTCCTCTCGGCGCAACCGTGACCATCCAGCTTCCAGTGTCCGCGGGCACGAGCACAGTAGAAGTCCCAGTCGCGGCAATTACCGACCGAGGCCGGGGACCCGGCGTATGGGTGCTCAACGAAACATCTTCCACGGTTTCTTTCCGCCCTGTGTCGGTTCTTCATCTGGAAGACGAAGACGCCACGCTTTCTGATGGTGTCAAGCCGGGAGAGGAGATTGTGGCTCTCGGGGCACATCTTCTTAACGAAGGTCAGCAGGTGCGGGTTGCCGACGAGAAAGCGGCGGCGCGATGA
- a CDS encoding TetR/AcrR family transcriptional regulator has product MDQEITIDVSGVSGQRGPADHKRRQQILQAADEHFRLYGYRKTTLADIAKAINLSTPYLYKFFDSKQAIGEAICSHCLGTILTEVEQSIAATRSPVEKMRRVFIGLESRGWRLLNEQRKMHDLVSASFEEGWGSLDRFKEAVFQIIRRIVVQGRESGEFERKTPLEETCRTIARMTELFFHPTLLEQAGKSQEEEAVAAANVVIRSLTA; this is encoded by the coding sequence ATGGATCAGGAGATCACGATCGATGTTAGCGGGGTCTCAGGACAACGAGGTCCGGCGGACCACAAGCGACGCCAGCAGATTCTTCAAGCTGCCGATGAGCACTTTCGGCTTTACGGATACCGGAAGACCACGCTTGCTGACATTGCCAAAGCGATCAATCTTTCTACGCCGTACCTGTACAAATTTTTCGATTCGAAGCAGGCTATTGGCGAGGCGATATGTTCCCATTGCCTTGGCACGATTCTCACCGAGGTGGAGCAATCCATCGCGGCGACAAGATCCCCGGTGGAGAAGATGCGTCGTGTTTTCATTGGTTTAGAGAGCCGGGGCTGGCGGCTCCTGAACGAACAGAGAAAAATGCACGATCTAGTTTCTGCATCCTTCGAAGAGGGTTGGGGCTCTCTCGATCGTTTCAAAGAGGCTGTCTTCCAGATAATTCGCAGGATCGTCGTGCAAGGGCGCGAGTCGGGTGAATTTGAGCGAAAGACACCGCTCGAAGAAACCTGTCGAACTATCGCCCGAATGACTGAGTTGTTCTTCCATCCCACTCTCCTAGAGCAGGCAGGCAAGAGCCAGGAAGAAGAAGCGGTAGCGGCTGCCAATGTCGTCATCCGTTCTCTCACCGCATAG
- a CDS encoding efflux transporter outer membrane subunit — protein sequence MGPGYKQPVVKLQPYHNAPTVEARTPATPVPSLDTWWTGFNDPALTNIVERALAQNLDLAGSFARVEQARAAAKEAGAKRLPNFDLEGDSNSFRQSLDNPIGRYANLFPGFDRNQSYLDLGVGATWETDIFGSLRRGAEAANTEAQAAEAERFGTRVSVVAEAADAYMQIRGAQVRLAFAKEHIATDEHLLQLVLQRKNAGVASDRELAQAEALLAQAKATVPILNIILEAQLNRLDVLMGAQPGTYAAQLTTPSDIPVIPGIANALDASDLLRRRPDIIAAERRVAASNARIGQAIAEYYPKISLSALLGNEAISPGDLFRERAFQPTAVAGLRWRLFDFGRVDAEVRQARGANAEALVQYRSSVLRATEDVEDAFSALAQSELRSHEVSHEISSLQRVKDLSEQSYKAGVIPLTDVLDANRQLLMAKDDLASTRETAARAAVSSFRALGGGWTP from the coding sequence GTGGGGCCTGGGTACAAACAACCAGTCGTCAAACTTCAGCCGTACCACAACGCTCCCACAGTAGAAGCGCGTACGCCCGCGACCCCGGTCCCCTCGCTCGACACGTGGTGGACAGGATTTAACGACCCCGCCCTAACCAACATCGTCGAGCGGGCACTCGCCCAAAATCTGGACCTTGCTGGGTCGTTTGCGCGCGTCGAGCAGGCGCGAGCGGCAGCGAAGGAAGCCGGAGCTAAGCGCTTGCCGAATTTCGATCTTGAAGGAGACAGTAATTCTTTTCGGCAGTCCCTTGACAACCCCATCGGGCGATATGCCAACCTCTTTCCCGGCTTCGATCGCAATCAGAGCTATCTCGACCTAGGAGTCGGAGCGACATGGGAAACCGACATCTTTGGCAGCTTGAGACGAGGAGCCGAGGCGGCAAACACGGAGGCGCAGGCTGCCGAAGCAGAACGGTTCGGGACGCGCGTATCCGTGGTCGCCGAGGCAGCCGACGCCTATATGCAGATCCGTGGCGCGCAGGTTCGGCTCGCCTTTGCGAAGGAGCATATTGCTACCGACGAGCATCTCCTGCAACTGGTTTTACAGCGCAAGAATGCTGGTGTCGCGTCCGATCGCGAACTCGCACAAGCAGAGGCGCTTCTCGCGCAGGCAAAGGCAACCGTGCCCATCCTCAACATCATTCTCGAAGCACAACTCAATCGGCTTGATGTGCTGATGGGTGCGCAGCCGGGCACGTACGCCGCACAACTGACAACTCCGTCGGACATCCCCGTCATTCCCGGGATTGCCAACGCTCTCGACGCTTCCGACTTGCTTCGGAGACGCCCCGACATTATCGCTGCGGAGCGGAGGGTTGCCGCCTCCAATGCCCGGATCGGCCAAGCCATCGCCGAGTATTACCCTAAAATTTCGCTCTCAGCACTGCTCGGTAATGAGGCCATCAGTCCAGGAGATCTGTTCCGTGAGCGGGCCTTTCAGCCTACCGCAGTGGCTGGTCTTCGTTGGCGTCTATTCGATTTCGGGCGCGTCGATGCCGAGGTAAGGCAGGCCCGCGGCGCAAACGCAGAAGCCTTGGTTCAGTATCGAAGCTCCGTCCTTCGCGCAACCGAGGATGTAGAGGATGCCTTCAGTGCGTTGGCCCAATCCGAGTTGCGGAGTCATGAGGTTTCCCATGAGATATCTTCTCTGCAACGGGTCAAAGATCTCTCCGAACAGTCCTACAAAGCCGGAGTCATTCCACTCACCGACGTGCTCGACGCGAATCGTCAACTGCTGATGGCGAAAGACGATCTGGCATCAACCCGTGAGACCGCCGCACGTGCGGCTGTCAGCTCCTTCCGAGCGCTGGGCGGCGGCTGGACACCGTAG
- a CDS encoding DMT family transporter has product MSSQTLHLRAICFAIAGFTFWVLTDSAMKLAGRSLLPNYEIVAFLGIFMAMFISLYALVRGEVKELWPKRPTRLLGRASLDVANNLCVVIALRHLSLTLFYILVFTSPLLVAVLGRIFLKERLDWRKATAILAGFLGVVVAVYPSRSSGSSAWAGFAACVVCVTCFSVAVVWSRVISQTERAESMTWFSALLSAAVGLAGMLFHAAPLDSRLFVALLAMGLLCAIGSICIVVALRYTTAATVSQYHYTQLVVGSVVAYFLFNEKPTIWMLSGAVLIIAAGLYIALWAPDANRGA; this is encoded by the coding sequence ATGAGCTCACAAACCTTACACCTCAGAGCAATCTGCTTCGCCATAGCCGGCTTTACTTTTTGGGTGCTGACAGATAGCGCGATGAAATTGGCCGGCCGGTCACTGCTTCCGAATTACGAGATCGTCGCGTTCCTTGGCATCTTCATGGCCATGTTCATCTCGCTGTACGCGTTGGTGCGAGGGGAGGTCAAGGAGTTGTGGCCGAAGAGACCAACGCGTCTCCTGGGCCGCGCATCGCTCGATGTCGCAAACAATCTCTGCGTGGTCATCGCACTGCGGCATCTGTCGCTGACGTTGTTCTACATCCTGGTATTCACGTCGCCGCTGCTGGTGGCGGTCCTCGGGAGAATTTTTCTGAAGGAGCGCCTCGACTGGCGCAAGGCGACAGCTATCCTGGCCGGCTTCCTTGGCGTAGTCGTTGCGGTTTATCCTTCCCGATCAAGCGGATCCAGCGCCTGGGCCGGGTTTGCCGCCTGCGTGGTCTGCGTAACCTGTTTTTCGGTTGCAGTAGTCTGGTCGCGGGTAATCTCCCAGACAGAACGGGCGGAGAGCATGACGTGGTTTTCGGCGCTGCTGTCGGCGGCTGTTGGACTCGCCGGAATGCTCTTCCACGCCGCGCCCCTGGATAGCCGGCTGTTCGTGGCGTTGCTAGCCATGGGGCTGCTGTGCGCGATAGGCAGCATCTGCATCGTCGTCGCGCTGAGGTACACCACGGCGGCTACGGTGTCCCAGTATCATTACACGCAGCTTGTCGTCGGATCGGTCGTGGCATATTTCCTGTTCAACGAGAAGCCGACGATATGGATGCTGTCCGGGGCAGTGCTGATTATCGCGGCGGGGCTGTATATTGCGTTGTGGGCTCCGGACGCGAACCGCGGCGCCTAG
- a CDS encoding SDR family NAD(P)-dependent oxidoreductase produces MAKLDGKVALITGGTSGIGIATAKLFVAEGAHVYVTGRRREKVEEAVRTLGTSSTGVQGDVANMADLDRLFKQIGEEKGKLDIVFANAGAAEFAPFGSVEEAHFDRMFDGNVKSLLFSAQKALPLMTAGGSIVLMSSVVGSKGLPANTVYAATKAAIRSFARTWTTDLKERGIRVNAVSPGPIDTEGLRELLGDTPEGRKRKDSFGQIVPLGRVGNPDEIARAVLFLASEDSSYVAGAELFVDGGMGQI; encoded by the coding sequence ATGGCAAAGCTTGACGGTAAGGTAGCGTTGATAACGGGCGGCACAAGCGGAATTGGTATAGCAACAGCCAAGCTTTTCGTAGCCGAAGGGGCACACGTATACGTCACAGGTCGCCGCCGGGAGAAAGTAGAGGAAGCAGTAAGAACGCTGGGAACGAGTAGCACCGGCGTTCAGGGCGACGTTGCCAACATGGCTGATCTCGACAGGCTTTTCAAGCAGATCGGAGAGGAAAAGGGCAAGCTCGATATCGTATTCGCGAACGCGGGCGCGGCTGAGTTCGCCCCATTTGGGAGTGTCGAGGAAGCCCACTTCGACCGCATGTTCGATGGCAACGTGAAGAGTCTGCTGTTCAGCGCGCAGAAGGCATTGCCCCTGATGACCGCTGGAGGTTCGATCGTTCTCATGTCCTCAGTCGTCGGGAGTAAGGGACTTCCGGCTAACACTGTTTACGCGGCTACAAAGGCCGCCATTCGATCTTTCGCCCGCACCTGGACGACCGATTTGAAAGAGCGCGGAATCCGCGTCAATGCGGTAAGCCCAGGCCCCATTGACACCGAAGGCCTGCGCGAACTTCTTGGCGACACTCCAGAAGGCAGGAAGCGGAAAGACAGCTTCGGTCAGATCGTCCCGCTCGGGCGCGTTGGGAATCCTGACGAGATCGCTAGAGCGGTGTTGTTCCTGGCTTCAGAGGACAGCAGTTATGTCGCCGGAGCTGAATTGTTCGTAGATGGCGGAATGGGTCAGATCTAG
- a CDS encoding alpha/beta fold hydrolase → MSTYTHNTAPTQFVEANGVRFAYRRFGKQEGTPAVFIPHILGNMDSWDPSVTDGFAQHGEVILFNNAGVASSTGEVPTTFAEMATSAGVFIGALGLTKVDVLGFSIGSMIAQNLALQRSELVRKLVIVGSGPRNGDGIPLTAESEKIFTNKYGNPDDFWIDGFFTASPASQAAGRAFFKRRDARVENRDAAISEKVQPAQFAALQEWGKPVGERFAYLKDIKMPVLIVGGKSDIIFYTINSFYLQQNLPKAQLILYPDSAHGSLFQYPELFVEHTTLFLRG, encoded by the coding sequence ATGAGCACCTACACGCACAACACCGCGCCAACTCAGTTCGTCGAAGCCAACGGCGTCCGCTTTGCTTATCGTCGCTTTGGTAAGCAAGAAGGCACACCTGCCGTCTTCATCCCGCATATTCTTGGCAACATGGATAGCTGGGACCCATCTGTGACAGACGGCTTCGCGCAGCATGGCGAAGTGATCCTCTTCAACAATGCGGGCGTCGCTAGTTCCACAGGAGAAGTCCCCACGACTTTTGCCGAAATGGCAACGAGTGCCGGTGTCTTCATCGGCGCACTCGGGCTAACTAAGGTCGATGTCCTCGGCTTCTCCATCGGTTCCATGATCGCGCAGAACCTTGCCCTGCAACGATCGGAGTTGGTGCGCAAGCTCGTGATCGTTGGCAGCGGTCCCCGCAACGGTGACGGCATCCCGCTGACTGCGGAGTCGGAGAAGATCTTTACAAACAAATATGGCAATCCCGATGATTTCTGGATCGACGGTTTCTTTACCGCTTCGCCGGCAAGCCAGGCCGCAGGCCGTGCATTTTTCAAGCGCAGGGACGCTCGTGTGGAGAATCGCGATGCCGCCATAAGTGAGAAGGTGCAGCCCGCGCAATTTGCGGCTCTTCAAGAGTGGGGAAAGCCTGTCGGCGAACGGTTCGCGTACTTGAAGGACATCAAGATGCCTGTGTTAATTGTCGGCGGGAAATCCGACATCATCTTCTACACCATCAACTCGTTCTATCTTCAACAGAACCTACCTAAAGCGCAGTTGATCCTTTACCCGGATTCCGCGCACGGCTCGCTCTTTCAATATCCAGAGCTCTTCGTGGAGCACACGACATTGTTTCTGCGCGGTTGA
- a CDS encoding TetR/AcrR family transcriptional regulator has translation MRKAAKQQTKGGRPRNERLHQAMLDAALDLVLEVGFRGVTIEGIAAKTGVGKTTLYRRWPNKAAVVMEAFCGLRGPASRFPENALAMERLRLQMQVTAKAFRGKLGALLKALMAEAQFDPELAKAIREKWTLPRRKLVHEILQEAIRNGEVRADIDIDAAIDAFYAPIYYRLQTGIAPISETYVNSVFQQAMEGQRSRKS, from the coding sequence ATGAGGAAAGCAGCCAAGCAACAAACTAAGGGAGGCCGGCCCCGAAACGAACGACTTCATCAGGCCATGTTGGACGCCGCCCTCGATTTGGTTCTAGAAGTAGGGTTTCGGGGCGTCACCATTGAGGGAATCGCCGCGAAGACTGGCGTTGGCAAGACAACTCTCTATCGAAGATGGCCCAACAAAGCAGCGGTGGTGATGGAGGCGTTTTGCGGGTTGCGAGGCCCTGCGTCTCGCTTTCCTGAAAATGCGCTTGCCATGGAACGCCTGAGATTGCAGATGCAGGTAACGGCTAAGGCCTTTCGTGGCAAACTGGGAGCATTGTTGAAGGCTCTTATGGCCGAAGCCCAGTTCGATCCCGAGCTTGCGAAAGCCATCAGGGAGAAATGGACTCTCCCAAGACGGAAGCTTGTTCATGAGATTCTGCAGGAAGCGATAAGGAACGGTGAAGTGAGGGCCGACATCGACATCGATGCAGCTATAGACGCGTTTTATGCTCCGATCTACTATCGGCTGCAAACGGGAATCGCGCCGATCTCGGAGACTTATGTGAATAGTGTCTTCCAACAGGCGATGGAGGGACAGCGAAGCCGTAAAAGTTAG
- a CDS encoding CGNR zinc finger domain-containing protein has protein sequence MSTDYLTKSGNRIVELLNSRGVGFDGGVDRLATPTSALSLCRLFRAGLKSVDKATLDQLRELRQALLMMLKPTSSRVARKSLDEIAASTKFTLGFSEPSKATWSQISGNAVVGTVLQDCANLINTGQLDRLKICANEACAAAFYDLTRSKTQRWHSYALCGNKSNVAAFRSRHS, from the coding sequence ATGAGCACGGACTACCTGACCAAATCCGGAAATCGTATTGTTGAGTTACTGAACTCGCGCGGCGTTGGGTTCGATGGTGGAGTAGATCGATTAGCGACGCCAACGAGTGCTCTATCGTTATGCCGGCTTTTCCGAGCCGGTCTAAAGAGTGTTGACAAGGCTACTCTCGATCAGCTCCGCGAGCTTCGTCAAGCTCTGCTCATGATGTTGAAGCCTACTTCCAGCCGCGTTGCTCGAAAAAGCCTGGATGAGATCGCGGCTTCTACGAAATTCACGCTCGGCTTCTCAGAACCGAGCAAAGCCACATGGTCCCAAATCTCGGGGAATGCTGTTGTAGGAACCGTACTACAGGACTGCGCAAATCTCATCAATACGGGTCAACTGGATCGTCTGAAGATCTGTGCGAATGAGGCGTGCGCTGCTGCCTTCTACGATTTAACCCGCAGCAAGACCCAGCGGTGGCATTCGTACGCACTCTGTGGAAACAAGAGCAACGTAGCAGCTTTCCGCTCCAGACACTCTTAA
- a CDS encoding efflux RND transporter permease subunit produces the protein MSNFEIQEPHFEKERKRESGINLSALAVRERSVTLFFLLAVILAGALAYFKLGRAEDPSFTIKVFTVTAAWPGATAQEMQDLVAEPLEKRMQELTYYDHVDTFTRPGLAFLTITLKDYTPPAAVPDEFYQGRKKVQDEASRLPQGVLPPVLNDEYTDVIFAVYSLEAPGLPPRLLTREAEALRQDLLHVDGVKKVNLFGERPERIFVQFSYDRIATLGVSARDIFDALVKQNVVTPSGSIDTQNQQVYIRLDGALNDLDKIRDTPITAGGRTLKLADVADVERGYEDPATFLVRHNGQPAMMLNVVMRDRYNGLELGKALEQEQKKIQAALPTGMTLAKVTDQSTIIHEAVGEFQLKFFVALLVVMIVSLLSLGWRVGIVVAAAVPITLSATLVIMLATGKDLDRITLGALILSLGLLVDDAIISIETMVVKMEEGWDRIRAASYAWSHTAAPMLAGTLVTIIGLTPVGFAASSAGEYCRNLFWVVCIALLTSWVVAVTFTPYLGVKLLPNIPAMEGGYAAIYETPNYQRLRKLIVWSVEHKFPVAGAVVLVFFVSLFGMGMVKQQFFPSSDRPEVLVDITMPQGSTIEATQATVIRVEHWLRAQPEANVVSSYIGGGAPRFWLSYNPELPDPNFAKMIILTPDAKDRDRLMFHLRQEVAKGLAPEARIRAVRFVFGPYSPWPVAFRVMGPDPNVVRAIADQVLAKMRANPNVRQANEDWNERAPVVRFVLDQDRLRLIGLSSNDAGQQIQFLTTGVTVTQVRENIRTVDVVARTLGPNRLDPTKLLNMTLTSSNGKLVPLSQVGKVEIAEEDPILKRRDRTPTITVQSDHDDAVQPPQVTAEVLKSIQPIIDKLPAGYRIEVGANAEESLKANTALAKVFPIMFVCMLVVIIFQVRSLSALTMTILTAPLGLAGVVPTLLSFHVPFGFNPILGLIALAGILMRNTLILIGQIKTNKEEGLDDFHAVVEATVQRSRPVVLTALAAVLAFIPLTFSVFWGSLAYTLIGGTAVGTVLTLVFLPALYTIWFRVTPTVREAAREMQSVS, from the coding sequence ATGAGCAACTTCGAAATTCAAGAGCCGCATTTCGAGAAGGAGCGCAAGCGCGAGAGCGGAATCAACCTGTCTGCGCTTGCTGTCCGCGAGCGATCCGTCACTCTGTTCTTTCTTCTCGCCGTCATCCTCGCAGGAGCCCTCGCCTATTTCAAACTTGGGCGCGCCGAAGACCCGAGCTTCACCATCAAAGTCTTCACCGTCACCGCCGCGTGGCCTGGCGCAACCGCGCAGGAGATGCAGGACCTTGTCGCAGAGCCGCTGGAGAAGCGGATGCAGGAACTCACGTACTACGACCACGTAGATACGTTTACTCGGCCCGGCCTAGCCTTCCTGACGATTACGCTCAAGGACTACACGCCCCCCGCAGCCGTCCCGGATGAATTTTATCAAGGTCGAAAGAAGGTCCAGGATGAGGCTTCGCGGCTACCGCAAGGAGTCTTGCCGCCGGTCTTGAATGATGAATACACAGACGTCATCTTTGCCGTTTACTCGCTCGAGGCTCCTGGTTTGCCGCCACGGCTGCTTACCCGGGAGGCCGAGGCATTGCGGCAGGATCTATTGCACGTCGACGGAGTGAAGAAGGTGAATCTCTTCGGAGAACGCCCGGAGAGAATCTTTGTTCAATTCTCTTATGACCGGATCGCAACGCTTGGTGTCAGTGCGCGCGATATCTTCGATGCCCTAGTCAAACAAAATGTCGTAACTCCATCCGGCTCCATCGACACTCAAAACCAGCAGGTGTATATCCGCCTTGATGGTGCGCTGAACGATCTCGACAAGATTCGAGATACCCCTATTACTGCCGGCGGCAGGACGCTCAAGCTGGCGGATGTCGCAGATGTCGAGCGCGGCTATGAAGACCCAGCGACCTTTCTGGTGCGACACAACGGTCAGCCGGCGATGATGCTCAATGTTGTGATGCGCGACCGTTATAACGGTTTGGAATTGGGCAAGGCCCTCGAGCAGGAGCAGAAGAAGATCCAGGCGGCCCTTCCTACCGGAATGACGCTCGCGAAGGTAACCGACCAGTCCACAATTATTCACGAAGCAGTCGGTGAGTTTCAGCTCAAGTTTTTTGTGGCTCTTTTAGTCGTGATGATCGTGAGCCTGCTCAGTCTGGGATGGCGCGTGGGTATCGTGGTCGCGGCCGCTGTTCCCATCACGCTTTCGGCGACGCTCGTCATCATGCTGGCGACGGGTAAAGACCTCGACCGCATCACGCTCGGCGCTCTCATCCTTTCACTCGGCCTTCTGGTAGATGACGCGATCATCTCGATTGAAACGATGGTCGTGAAGATGGAGGAAGGCTGGGACCGTATCCGGGCTGCGAGTTACGCGTGGAGCCACACAGCGGCACCCATGCTCGCCGGTACTCTGGTCACCATCATCGGCCTGACGCCTGTCGGCTTTGCGGCATCCAGCGCTGGCGAATATTGCAGAAATCTCTTCTGGGTCGTGTGTATCGCACTGCTTACCTCGTGGGTCGTGGCTGTCACCTTTACCCCATATCTCGGAGTAAAGCTGCTGCCTAACATCCCCGCGATGGAGGGTGGCTACGCCGCGATCTATGAAACTCCCAACTATCAGAGGTTACGCAAGCTGATCGTCTGGTCGGTTGAGCACAAGTTCCCCGTGGCCGGCGCTGTTGTCCTGGTCTTCTTCGTGTCGCTCTTCGGAATGGGGATGGTCAAGCAGCAGTTCTTCCCCAGCTCCGACAGACCCGAGGTGCTGGTCGACATCACGATGCCGCAAGGCTCCACGATTGAGGCCACGCAGGCAACGGTCATCCGGGTCGAACATTGGTTGCGCGCACAGCCCGAGGCTAATGTTGTCAGCTCGTATATCGGCGGCGGAGCCCCGCGCTTCTGGCTGTCTTACAATCCCGAACTGCCAGATCCCAATTTCGCCAAGATGATTATCTTGACGCCCGATGCTAAAGACAGAGACAGGCTGATGTTTCATCTTCGCCAGGAAGTTGCTAAGGGGCTTGCGCCTGAGGCTCGTATACGAGCGGTCCGGTTTGTCTTCGGTCCCTATTCGCCGTGGCCTGTAGCTTTCCGGGTGATGGGGCCGGACCCGAATGTTGTCCGCGCGATCGCGGATCAGGTCTTGGCAAAGATGCGCGCGAATCCCAATGTGCGCCAAGCTAATGAAGATTGGAACGAGCGCGCTCCGGTTGTACGCTTCGTCCTCGATCAGGATCGGCTTCGCCTCATTGGTCTTTCGTCGAATGACGCTGGACAGCAGATTCAGTTCCTCACGACGGGTGTCACGGTGACGCAGGTTCGCGAGAACATTCGTACCGTAGATGTTGTGGCCCGCACTCTGGGCCCGAATCGACTCGACCCCACAAAGTTGCTCAACATGACGTTGACCAGCAGTAACGGCAAGCTGGTTCCTCTCAGCCAGGTCGGGAAAGTTGAGATAGCGGAGGAAGATCCGATCCTCAAGCGTCGCGATCGTACGCCGACCATTACTGTCCAGAGCGATCACGATGATGCAGTGCAGCCGCCCCAGGTTACTGCTGAAGTTTTGAAGTCAATTCAGCCGATCATCGATAAGCTGCCCGCTGGATACAGGATCGAAGTGGGAGCGAATGCCGAAGAGTCCCTGAAAGCCAATACCGCGCTCGCCAAGGTCTTCCCCATCATGTTTGTCTGCATGCTGGTGGTCATCATCTTTCAAGTCAGATCTCTGTCGGCCTTGACGATGACCATCTTGACAGCTCCGCTGGGTCTCGCCGGAGTAGTTCCTACGCTGCTGTCATTCCACGTTCCGTTTGGTTTCAACCCGATCCTTGGGTTGATTGCTCTGGCGGGAATATTGATGCGCAATACGCTAATCCTGATTGGCCAGATCAAGACTAACAAGGAAGAGGGACTCGACGACTTTCACGCCGTTGTCGAAGCAACCGTACAGCGATCGCGACCAGTAGTGCTAACAGCCCTGGCTGCGGTGCTTGCCTTCATTCCCCTGACGTTCTCGGTCTTCTGGGGTTCACTTGCGTATACGCTGATTGGCGGAACGGCGGTGGGAACCGTCCTGACACTGGTATTTCTACCAGCACTTTACACCATCTGGTTCCGCGTAACGCCGACCGTTCGAGAGGCAGCACGCGAGATGCAATCCGTCTCTTGA